A region of Silurus meridionalis isolate SWU-2019-XX chromosome 15, ASM1480568v1, whole genome shotgun sequence DNA encodes the following proteins:
- the sart1 gene encoding U4/U6.U5 tri-snRNP-associated protein 1, producing MGSSKKHKEKDKDKDKDKDRDPEERHREHKKHRHKDREKDKEREKGKEKRKRSRSRDRSSRAAEKESKSRGEKSTGEPRVKKEKVDPSNEEPEDAGPKSAAGDASLSIEETNKLRAKLGLKPLELNEAKKELGTKEDPLLAEVINPVQIRQQSEIREKLAALKEKRLLNQKLGKVKTLAEDDPWLDDTAAWVEKSRKLAKEKEMAEKRAKLLEEMDEEFGVSDLVEQEFAQSKKDSYSSRDLKGLTVQHKMGSFTEGETVVLTLQDKGVLEEKEDVLVNVNIVDREKAEKNVELKKKKPEYKPYNEEESVDDMVMFKPKSVLSKYDEEIEGEKKKSFRLGSGGFTAGDSERELQAIRETLRNQAQSLHMPALAVASEYYTEQEMVGFKKTKRRIKKIRKREKPLKTEDLLADDSRSVDFGSRSRGRGKRQVEEGEQMDPSLKDGITDTLLQSDDIRTADMDISDEDDFVTPEPEVIEEDEAELELQKQLEKQRKLRQKQLLKDSGEKVMEQLQVLDRIEEDGADDPDKKNNIVFNATSEFCRTLGDIPTYGLSGNREDQEDIMDFEQEAERDGAGGSDSDMDDNVGWSTVNLDEEQKQPDFATASTTILDEEPIVNSGLAAALLLCKNKGLLETQMQKVARVRAPKGALPNDNYCIEDKMAIDDKYSRREEYRGFTQDFKEKDGYRPDVKIEYVDESGRKLTPKEAFRQLSHRFHGKGSGKMKTEKRMKKLEEEALLKKMSSSDTPLGTVALLQEKQKSQKTPYIVLSGSGKSMNANTITK from the exons ATGGGATCGtctaaaaaacacaaagagaaGGATAAGGATAAGGATAAGGACAAGGACCGGGACCCAGAAGAGCGCCATCGGGAGCACAAAAAGCACAGACACAAGGACCGGGAGAAGGACAAAGAGCGCGAGAAAGGcaaggagaagagaaagagatccCGCTCTCGGGACCGGAGCAGCCGTGCGGCCGAGAAGGAGAGCAAGAGCAGGGGGGAGAAGAGCACCGGAGAGCCGCGGGTGAAGAAGGAGAAAGTAGATCCCAGTAATGAAGAGCCTGAAG ATGCAGGACCAAAATCGGCAGCTGGTGATGCTTCACTCAGCATCGAAGAGACCAA TAAGCTGAGAGCCAAACTGGGTCTGAAGCCCCTCGAGCTGAATGAGGCCAAAAAAG AACTTGGTACAAAGGAGGATCCTCTGCTGGCCGAAGTGATCAACCCTGTGCAGATCAGACAGCAGAGTGAGATCAGAGAGAAGCTGGCCGCTCTTAAAGAGAAGCGTCTGCTTAATCAGAAACTCGG CAAAGTAAAGACGCTTGCAGAAGACGATCCATGGCTTGACGACACAGCGGCCTGGGTAGAGAAGAGTCGCAAACTTGCGAAGGAGAAGGAAATGGCTGAGAAAAGG GCCAAGCTCCTGGAGGAGATGGATGAAGAGTTCGGAGTCAGCGACCTGGTGGAACAAGAGTTCGCACAAAGCAAAAAG GATTCTTACAGTTCACGCGATCTTAAAGGTCTCACCGTACAGCACAAGATGGGCTCTTTTACAGAGGGCGAGACGGTGGTTTTGACTCTACAAGACAAAG GCGTTCTCGAGGAGAAGGAGGACGTGCTGGTGAATGTGAACATAGTGGATCGTGAGAAGGCGGAGAAGAACGTTGAGCTGAAAAAGAAGAAGCCTGAATACAAACCTTACAACGAGGAGGAGAGCGTGGACGACATGGTCATG TTTAAGCCGAAGTCAGTCCTGTCAAAGTACGACGAGGAGATCGAGGgcgagaagaagaagagcttcCGGCTAGGCTCTGGCGGCTTCACTGCAGGGGATAGTGAGCGCGAGCTGCAGGCCATCAGAGAGACGCTGCGCAATCAGGCCCAGTCTCTGCACATGCCGGCTCTCGCTGTGGCCTCGGAGTACTACACCGAGCAGGAGATG GTGGGTTTTAAAAAAACCAAACGGCGCATCAAGAAAATCAGGAAAAGGGAGAAACCCTTAAAGACCGAAGACCTCCTCGCAGACGACTCTCGCAGCGTGGATTTCGGCTCCAG GTCACGAGGCCGAGGCAAGAGGCAGGTGGAAGAGGGCGAACAGATGGATCCTTCTTTGAAGGATGGTATAACAGACACGCTGCTGCAGTCAGATGACATTCGGACAGCGGACATGGATATCAGCGATGAAG ATGATTTTGTCACACCGGAGCCTGAAGTCATTGAAGAGGACGAGGCTGAGCTGGAGTTGCAAAAACAATTAGAGAAACAGAGGAAGCTTCGACAGAAGCAGCTGCTGAAAGACTCCGGGGAGAAG GTAATGGAACAACTGCAAGTGCTGGACAGAATCGAGGAAGACGGTGCAGACGATCCAGACAAGAAAAACAACATAGTCTTTAACGCCACGTCAGAGTTCTGCCGCACCCTGGGAGACATTCCTACCTACGGCCTGTCAGGAAACCGTGAGGACCAGGAGGACATCATG GATTTTGAGCAGGAAGCAGAgcgagatggagctggaggctCCGATTCAGACATGGACGATAACGTGGGCTGGAGCACCGTCAATCTGGACGAGGAGCAGAAACAACCAGAT tTCGCAACTGCTTCAACCACCATTCTGGACGAAGAGCCCATCGTTAACTCGGGGCTCGCGGCTGCTTTGCTGCTCTGCAAGAACAAAG GGTTGTTGGAAACTCAAATGCAGAAGGTGGCTCGAGTACGTGCTCCTAAAGGAGCTCTGCCAAATGACAACTACTGCATTGAAGATAAGAT GGCCATTGATGACAAATACAGCAGGAGAGAGGAGTACAGGGGCTTCACCCAGGACTTCAAAGAGAAAGACGGCTACAGACCAGATGTTAAGATTGAATATGTGGACGAGTCTGGGAGGAAGCTCACCCCAAAAGAG GCTTTCAGACAGCTATCTCATCGTTTCCATGGCAAAGGGTCTGGAAAGATGAAGACcgagaaaagaatgaaaaaactgGAGGAGGAGGCG TTGCTGAAGAAGATGAGCAGTAGTGACACTCCGCTTGGTACTGTGGCCCTGCTACAGGAGAAACAGAAGTCCCAGAAAACTCCCTACATTGTACTCAGTGGTAGCGGAAAGAGTATGAACGC GAATACCATTACCAAGTAG